Proteins encoded in a region of the Fusarium falciforme chromosome 6, complete sequence genome:
- a CDS encoding Alpha/beta-hydrolase — MAFLMKHFFPRDSSFGYEALRAAAYSNYGGADVAEVIAICSLISPGDEESWMREWRVAADRAVRGAEASLSAGNNMSAQEAFLRASNYYRTAEFYRRRDPKNDEVAEELTRLSTESFNSAMKLTAHNFDEIRIPYEKTTLPGFFVSPPGPPVPRPTIIFNGGFDSVKEEAWFAIAAPALERGFNVLAFDGPGQGEALRRQGLVFLPDWECVLSPVVDYALSRPETAPDKIVIFGWSMGGYLVARAAAAEHRAAAIVLDDGVFDFGSAFHQKLPDPARWMLNRHWDFPIELVAKIMMSLSTGLRWGILNAKWTLGVDSAAEVFREVTKYTVKGLVENITTPMLILDAPDDHFLKGQPQILFDKLRCEKTLAQITRVEGGSTHCHQGTSSRLHQVIFDYLMPRMFKA; from the coding sequence ATGGCCTTCCTGATGAAACATTTCTTTCCGCGTGATAGCTCCTTTGGCTACGAAGCCCTGAGGGCAGCCGCCTACAGCAACTACGGAGGCGCCGACGTGGCAGAGGTCATCGCCATATGCTCTCTCATCTCTCCCGGCGACGAAGAGAGCTGGATGCGCGAATGGAGAGTGGCAGCCGACCGCGCCGTTCGCGGTGCCGAGGCGAGTCTGTCCGCGGGCAACAACATGAGCGCGCAGGAGGCCTTCCTACGCGCCTCTAACTACTACCGGACGGCCGAGTTCTACCGACGACGGGATCCGAAGAACGACGAGGTAGCCGAAGAGCTGACCCGGCTGTCCACCGAGAGTTTCAACTCAGCCATGAAGCTGACAGCGCacaactttgacgagatcCGGATACCATACGAGAAGACGACACTGCCTGGCTTTTTCGTCAGTCCGCCTGGACCTCCCGTTCCGCGccccaccatcatcttcaacggCGGGTTCGACTCGGTCAAGGAGGAAGCATGGTTCGCCATCGCAGCGCCGGCTTTGGAGCGCGGGTTCAACGTCCTCGCGTTTGATGGTCCAGGGCAAGGCGAAGCCTTGAGACGTCAGGGCTTGGTTTTCCTGCCGGATTGGGAATGCGTGTTGTCCCCCGTCGTGGACTACGCTCTCAGCCGGCCCGAGACGGCACCGGACaagatcgtcatcttcggcTGGAGCATGGGCGGCTACCTTGTTGCGCGagccgctgccgctgagcACCGCGCGGCCGCCATCGTTCTCGACGACGGCGTTTTCGATTTCGGAAGCGCCTTCCACCAAAAACTGCCGGACCCGGCCCGCTGGATGCTCAACCGGCACTGGGACTTCCCGATCGAGCTTGTGGCAAAAATCATGATGAGCCTCTCGACAGGCTTGAGATGGGGGATCCTGAATGCAAAATGGACCCTGGGGGTGGACTCGGCTGCCGAGGTGTTCCGTGAGGTCACCAAGTACACCGTGAAGGGCCTGGTCGAGAACATTACGACTCCGATGCTGATTTTGGATGCCCCAGATGACCATTTTCTAAAGGGGCAACCACAGATCCTGTTCGACAAGTTGAGGTGTGAAAAAACCCTGGCCCAAATTACAAGGGTCGAGGGTGGAAGCACGCACTGCCACCAGGGAACCTCGTCAAGGCTGCACCAGGTCATATTTGACTATCTTATGCCAAGGATGTTTAAAGCTTAG
- a CDS encoding Zn(2)-C6 fungal-type domain-containing protein, whose translation MSYSMEENNRSVTACQRCRDQKLKCSRERPICVRCRRLGACCIYPALAGRRRTNPARRSSRPQTSLHSRTRRTLHRNSPGSLDRDAEANRSLVEELQPRQPQDATGDQGHLFSATNSQDEVPYLDKLPNSFNFESYSTHLRNTDPSFSSASPDRGSVPNACSPLPSRAMGLSLLEIYFARIYNASLLFCKPMLFQEYIEGKLPDYLLKGIFALASLFLAPQNAGDARGDMTKFSELRALSVFHVCSMPWAEDSMRDVMGLIMYEPTLHMVQALECLTLYWFGRGDAWKGDMCHALAYRSCRALAYGQRNKDRSANSSPPLHAELERRCFWSCWASMCIIAQPEPYLRSAWLETKGIPLPGRIDNTSVGWRVVLGVVMTTEWRPSVSGQSQDATRCLPFSASLVKVVGVWAKIQQFVVESKSLTVATKFGRLSDLSSLASAIYQELPRQDHPTSANTTFTDTHLFHMLDALCYMCQMALHSTVVPLFSGSSLDLGARPEEVRNSAKKVLTFAQRFARLLDSYLQAPLDVSYISPLVGYVEIHSGALQLQGGLVYRLCEPFLTFWARSLCIGEFCKVLGKGFVQLWHKSQLKPHAKARRWLGQQTYQKILSRIMSGIKPWSDPIFPYFTKVECRCSLWQRLIGPESGAKKALQALLRSQPISGGRISINPEIQWRI comes from the exons ATGAGCTATTCGATGGAGGAGAATAATCG GTCTGTGACCGCTTGCCAGCGATGCCGGGACCAAAAG CTAAAATGCAGTCGCGAACGGCCGATATGTGTGCGATGCAGACGGTTGGGCGCCTGCTGCATCTATCCGGCTCTGGCAGGCCGCAGACGTACCAATCCGGCTCGCCGATCGTCAAGGCCACAGACCTCCTTGCACAGCAGAACAAGGCGTACTCTTCACAGAAATAGCCCTGGCTCTCTGGATCGGGACGCTGAAGCCAACCGGTCTCTGGTGGAAGAACTACAGCCTCGCCAACCACAAGATGCAACAGGGGACCAGGGCCACCTTTTCTCTGCCACCAATTCCCAAGATGAAGTTCCTTATCTGGACAAGCTCCCCAACAGCTTCAATTTCGAG TCATACTCGACACACCTCCGGAACACCGACCCATCTTTTTCGAGTGCAAGCCCGGATCGAGGCAGCGTACCAAATGCCTGTTCGCCGCTCCCTTCACGGGCTATGGGGCTTTCTTTGCTCGAAATCTACTTCGCCAGAATCTACAACGCTTCACTTCTCTTTTGCAAGCCGATGCTCTTCCAAGAATACATTGAAGGGAAATTGCCAGACTACCTGCTGAAGGGGATATTTGCGCTGGCTTCGCT ATTCCTAGCCCCCCAAAATGCCGGCGATGCTCGAGGTGACATGACCAAGTTTTCCGAGCTCAGAGCCCTGAGTGTTTTCCACGTGTGCAGCATGCCATGGGCAGAAGACTCCATGAGGGATGTTATGGGACTGATCATGTATGAACCGACATTGCACATGGTTCAAGCGCTTGAATGTCTCACTCTGTACTGGTTCGGGCGTGGAGACGCGTGGAAGGGGGATATGTGTCACG CCCTGGCGTATCGCAGCTGCCGCGCTTTGGCATACGGCCAGAGAAATAAGGATCGCAGCGCCAACTCTTCGCCTCCGCTACATGCAGAGCTGGAACGACGGTGCTTCTGGTCATGCTGGGCCTCCATGTGCATTATTGCACAGCCAGAGCCGTATCTCAGATCGGCCTGGCTGGAGACGAAAGGAATCCCACTGCCAGGACGGATTGACAACACGTCAGTCGGTTGGAGAGTTGTTCTCGGCGTAGTCATGACCACGGAGTGGAGGCCCTCTGTGTCGGGCCAGAGCCAAGACGCCACAAGGTGCCTACCATTCTCTGCGTCCTTGGTGAAGGTGGTGGGAGTGTG GGCAAAGATCCAGCAATTCGTTGTCGAATCCAAAAGTCTGACAGTCGCAACGAAGTTCGGGAGATTGTCCGATCTGTCGTCACTTGCCTCGGCTATCTACCAGGAGTTGCCTCGTCAGGATCACCCAACGTCGGCAAACACCACCTTCACAGACACCCACCTTTTCCACATGTTGGACGCACTGTGCTACATGTGCCAAATGGCTTTGCACTCCACTGTTGTCCCTCTGTTTTCTGGCTCATCGCTCGATCTAGGGGCAAGGCCTGAGGAAGTGCGAAACAGTGCAAAGAAGGTTCTCACCTTCGCACAACGATTCGCGAGATTGCTCGACTCCTATCTCCAAGCTCCACTTGATGTTTCCTACATCAGCCCTCTCGTTGGCTATG TGGAGATTCATTCCGGTGCTCTGCAACTTCAGGGGGGGCTGGTCTATCGACTGTGCGAGCCATTCTTGACCTTTTGGGCGCGCTCTCTGTGTATTGGAGAGTTTTGCAAAGTCCT AGGGAAAGGCTTCGTGCAGCTCTGGCACAAATCCCAACTGAAGCCGCATGCCAAAGCCCGCCGATGGCTGGGGCAACAAACATACCAGAAAATATTGTCACGGATCATGTCAGGAATCAAGCCCTGGTCGGATCCGATCTTTCCGTACTTCACCAAGGTGGAATGCCGCTGCAGCCTTTGGCAACGATTGATAGGGCCGGAGTCGGGGGCCAAGAAGGCCTTGCAGGCTTTACTCCGATCTCAACCGATCTCAGGGGGCAGGATATCGATCAACCCAGAGATTCAATGGAGGATCTGA
- a CDS encoding Fluconazole resistance protein, which translates to MTAAEADGERVKRQGTTPATTETDTSSNTEKKPEDFAFELTWARKSAHIGPSTAPVFYPVSQNGYRCDGYPGENNNTANGEAGTPGSWTPNDKDPFEVVFDGGDADPMSPRSMKTARKWLILSVLSGAGLCFTTASSIYSSTYAQMDAEFNCSRIVSTLGISTYVLGIGFGPMFLGPLSEFFGRRLIYLIAWTLYILWIIPQAVAHNIATMVVARLFDGLAGSAFLAVSGGTVSDLFNRDELQAPMLFHSLVQFLGPALGTVLGGFINSHADWRWTYYVLLIWAVIQLVLVVFLVPETYHPVILRDMARARRKNTGDDRWKAPMEKANKSIARTISLSLLRPFQLLIFEFMVLNLCVFSAILLGILYLFFGAFPLVFRNAHDFNLWQVGLSFLGILVGTLMAGAADPMFHGIRRCLVARLEKKTGIQGSSEPEFRLPPAICGSFLVTIGLFTFGWTTFPHVHWIVPIIGSSIFGAGSPQLSAVSVISTDGKSAGFYQYLYLPIVLCGRCGGGRRVGADDEAQVDAYPLYAASALAANAFVRCLFAATFPLFGNQMYDKLGYQWASSLLGFLTLAMLPFPYLFFRYGKRIRGNSRFATD; encoded by the exons ATGACGGCAGCCGAGGCCGATGGCGAAAGGGTCAAGCGACAGGGCACCACGCCAGCCACCACCGAGACCGACACCAGTTCCAATACGGAGAAGAAACCGGAGGACTTTGCCTTCGAGCTTACCTGGGCCCGAAAAAGCGCCCACATCGGGCCCTCCACGGCTCCCGTCTTTTACCCAGTGTCCCAGAACGGATACCGATGCGACGGCTACCCCGGTGAGAACAACAACACCGCCAATGGGGAAGCCGGTACCCCGGGTTCCTGGACCCCGAATGACAAGGACCCGTTTGAGGTGGTATTTGACGGTGGCGATGCCGACCCCATGTCTCCCCGGAGTATGAAGACGGCACGCAAATGGTTGATCCTGAGCGTTCTTTCGGGGGCGGGCCTGTGCTT CACAACTGCTAGCTCCATCTACAGCTCCACGTACGCTCAGATGGATGCAGAGTTTAACTGTTCTCGTATCGTTTCGACGCTCGGAATCTCCACATACGTGCTGGGCATCGGTTTCGGCCCCATGTTCCTTGGTCCCCTGAGCGAGTTCTTTGGCCGTCGCCTGATATACCTCATCGCTTGGACCCTGTACATTCTTTGGATCATTCCCCAGGCCGTCGCCCACAACATCGCCACCATGGTCGTCGCCCGCCTCTTCGACGGGCTGGCAGGCAGCGCCTTCCTCGCCGTCTCCGGCGGCACCGTCAGCGACCTCTTCAACCGCGATGAACTACAGGCCCCCATGCTGTTCCACTCCTTGGTCCAGTTTCTCGGGCCCGCCCTAGGCACGGTCTTGGGTGGCTTCATCAACTCTCACGCCGACTGGCGGTGGACGTACTACGTCCTACTCATCTGGGCGGTTATCCAGCTCGTTCTGGTCGTCTTCCTGGTGCCAGAGACATATC ACCCCGTCATTCTCCGTGACATGGCTAGGGCGAGGAGAAAGAACACTGGTGACGACCGTTGGAAAGCCCCTATGGAAAAGGCCAACAAGTCCATTGCCAGGACTATCagcctctctctccttcGGCCCTTCCAGCTGCTCATCTTTGAGTTCATGGTCCTCAACCTGTGCGTCTTCTccgccatcctcctcggcatTCTCTACCTCTTCTTCGGCGCCTTCCCCCTCGTCTTCCGCAACGCCCACGACTTCAACCTGTGGCAGGTCGGCCTCAGCTTCCTGGGTATCCTAGTTGGCACGCTTATGGCTGGGGCTGCGGACCCGATGTTTCACGGCATTCGCCGCTGCCTTGTCGCTCGCCTCGAGAAAAAGACGGGTATTCAGGGGTCCAGCGAGCCCGAATTTCGGCTCCCACCCGCCATCTGCGGCTCATTCCTTGTTACCATTGGGTTATTCACTTTCGGATGGACAACTTTCCCTCATGTTCACTGGATCGTGCCCATCATCGGGTCAAGCATATTTGGTGCAGG CTCGCCACAACTTAGTGCTGTCTCGGTTATCAGCACCGATGGG AAATCTGCTGGTTTTTACCAGTATCTTTACCTTCCTA TTGTGCTGTGCGGACGGTGTGGGGGCGGACGAAGGGTTGGGGCTGACGACGAGGCACAGGTCGACGCGTATCCCCTCTATGCGGCGAGCGCACTTGCGGCCAATGCCTTTGTGCGCTGTCTGTTCGCAG CCACATTCCCCTTGTTCGGGAACCAGATGTACGACAAGCTCGGATATCAGTGGGCCTCATCTCTCCTTGGCTTCCTGACGCTTGCCATGCTGCCGTTCCCATATTTGTTCTTTAGGTACGGCAAGAGGATCAGGGGCAACAGCAGATTTGCCACGgattga
- a CDS encoding PKS-ER domain-containing protein, with protein MRAAVVVRSKGSFKFEIADVQRPEPGPTDVLVRLSVSGVCGTDMGLATGELGPTRDILGHEGVGYVVQLGSAVPSAQVKVGDRIGIAWLRDVCGVCEFCLHAGGETRCKEQLNSGRKRDGTFAEYALVPSRYLLRIPAHITVPDEVIAPILCGGVTAYAAIKNAGVVGGKWVAVSGAGGGVGALAVQYAKAMGYRVLGVDVGDAKRDMCLSSGADCFVDAAQSQDLRRDVKAAMGQTGADLVLVCAASGGAYNAALGIVAAFGTLVSVGIPPPDQLVSFHPLLLIDMGINIVGSAVGTKEDILEAIGFVQRGLVKPVVNIQRLEDLPGLSSQFGEYNGKAVIKFENSSSPCKR; from the exons ATGCGAGCTGCAGTGGTTGTG CGCTCCAAGGGCAGCTTCAAGTTCGAGATCGCCGATGTACAACGGCCGGAGCCGGGTCCGACGGATGTGCTCGTCCGCCTCTCCGTCAGCGGTGTCTGCGGCACAGATATGGGTCTGGCGACCGGCGAGCTGGGCCCCACGCGAGACATCCTGGGCCACGAGGGCGTCGGCTACGTCGTGCAGCTGGGTAGCGCCGTGCCGTCGGCGCAGGTCAAGGTCGGCGACCGGATCGGCATCGCCTGGCTCCGCGACGTCTGCGGCGTATGCGAGTTCTGCCTCCACGCGGGTGGCGAGACGCGATGCAAGGAGCAGCTCAACTCGGGCCGCAAGAGGGACGGCACTTTCGCCGAGTACGCCCTTGTGCCGAGCCGCTACCTGTTGCGCATCCCCGCCCACATCACCGTGCCCGACGAGGTGATCGCCCCGATCCTGTGCGGCGGCGTCACTGCTTACGCCGCGATCAAGAATGCCGGCGTTGTCGGCGGAAAGTGGGTTGCTGTCTCAGGGGCTGGCGGCGGCGTGGGCGCGCTGGCGGTTCAGtacgccaaggccatgggctATCGCGTCCTGGGGGTTGATGTGGGCGATGCAAAGCGGGACATGTGCCTCTCGTCCGGGGCAGATTGCTTTGTCGATGCGGCCCAGAGCCAGGATTTACGGCGGGACGTTAAAGCTGCCATGGGACAGACTGGTGCTGACCTGGTCCTCGTCTGTGCAGCTTCAGGCGGCGCATACAATGCAGCGTTGGGCATTGTCGCGGCCTTTGGCACACTGGTTAGTGTTGGAATACCGCCCCCTGACCAGCTGGTTTCTTTCCATCCACTGCTTCTTATCGACATGGGCATCAACATTGTGGGATCTGCGGTCGGAACAAAGGAAGACATCCTGGAAGCTATTGGGTTTGTTCAGAGGGGTCTAGTCAAGCCCGTTGTGAATATTCAACGCCTAGAAGACCTGCCTGGGCTGTCCTCACAGTTTGGAGAG TATAATGGTAAGGCGGTTATTAAATTTGAAAACTCTTCTAGTCCCTGCAAACGTTAA
- a CDS encoding FAD-binding PCMH-type domain-containing protein, which yields MASINDIGSLEDSVLVLPPDVSASAFREVLLEMAKVVGSDNVTVHTRQSMKPDEEGHYYNLPKEHDLFYILEKEHFLAGAVVCPGSTEEVSAVVKLANTYLTPLWPVSIGRNLGYGGAAPRLRGSIVLDLGARMNKVLDVSSRDCTCLLEPGVTYFALYEHLQKNGFQNLWIDNPDLGGGSVVGNALKRGAGYTPYGEHFSFHCGMEVVLPSGEVMRTGMGALPGNTTWQTFQYGYGPYPDGIFTQSNFGIVTKMGVWLMPDPGGYQAYLFSFPKETDLPEIVERVRVLRISGVIQNAPTIRNTLIDAAVYGPKSDYTSNKEVLSSSEIDEIARKINVGRWNIYGAMYGPKPMRDVQWEALKASFMQIPGARYKFPKPRAEGEKRTVLHMREETLKGLPNTYELGWLNWSCERGSLLGFSPISPATGIDANKQCEMVKRRFKEFGFDYIGTFVVGWRELHHIVCLTFDKTDPKQRKKAHRCIELLIDDAAAEGYGEYRTHLCYMDQIASVYNWNGNASLKFNQQLKDTLDPNGILAPGKSGIWPARLRGRGFELKRSIEPGKL from the exons atggcctcgatcaACGACATTGGCTCCCTTGAGGACAGCGTCCTGGTCTTGCCACCGGATGTGTCAGCCAGTGCTTTCCGTGAGGTGCTGCTGGAGATGGCCAAAGTTGTCGGGAGCGACAATGTGACCGTTCACACACGCCAGTCCATGAAGCCGGACGAGGAGGGTCATTACTACAACCTTCCCAAGGAACATGACTTGTTCTacatcttggagaaggagcATTTTCTCGCTGGAGCCGTTGTGTGCCCTGGAAGCACCGAGGAAGTGAGTGCTGTTGTCAAGCTCGCCAACACGTACCTCACACCACTCTGGCCAGTGTCGATAGGCCGCAATCTCG GATACGGCGGTGCAGCCCCTCGCCTTCGCGGGAGCATCGTCCTTGATCTCGGAGCCCGCATGAACAAGGTCCTTGACGTCAGCAGCCGAGATTGTACCTGCCTCCTAGAGCCCGGTGTCACGTATTTTGCCTTGTATGAACATCTCCAGAAGAATGGGTTTCAAAACCTGTGGATTGACAATCCCGATCTCG GTGGGGGCTCCGTCGTTGGTAACGCCCTCAAGCGCGGCGCCGGATACACGCCTTACGGGGAGCACTTCTCCTTTCACTGTGGCATGGAGGTTGTCCTGCCCTCTGGCGAGGTGATGCGTACAGGCATGGGCGCCCTGCCTGGCAACACCACTTGGCAAACGTTCCAATATG GTTACGGTCCCTACCCGGACGGCATCTTCACTCAGTCTAACTTTGGAATTGTTACCAAGATGGGTGTCTGGCTCATGCCTGATCCTGGT GGTTATCAAGCATACCTCTTCTCGTTCCCCAAAGAGACAGACCTGCCTGAGATCGTAGAGCGCGTTCGTGTTCTTCGCATCTCTGGTGTCATCCAGAATGCTCCTACCATCAGAAATACCCTCATCGACGCTGCCGTGTATGGTCCGAAGAGTGACTACACCAGCAACAAGGAGGTGCTTTCCAGCTCTGAGATCGACGAAATCGCCAGGAAGATCAACGTAGGCCGGTGGAACATATACGGCGCCATGTATGGACCGAAGCCTATGCGAGATGTGCAGTGGGAAGCTTTGAAGGCGTCCTTTATGCAGATTCCCGGG GCCAGATACAAGTTCCCCAAGCCCAGGGCAGAGGGCGAAAAACGGACCGTTCTCCACATGCGGGAGGAAACTCTCAAGGGTTTGCCCAACACTTACGAGCTGGGCTGGCTCAACTGGTCGTGCGAGAGGGGGTCTCTGCTTGGCTTCTCTCCCATCTCGCCCGCGACGGGCATTGACGCAAACAAGCAGTGCGAAATGGTCAAGCGTCGGTTCAAGGAGTTTGGTTTCGACTATATTGGAACATTCGTCGTTGGGTGGCGAGAGCTACACCACATTG TCTGCCTGACATTTGACAAGACCGACCCCAAGCAGCGCAAGAAGGCTCACCGATGCATTGAGCTCCTGATCGACGACGCTGCAGCCGAG GGCTACGGCGAGTATCGAACTCATCTCTGCTACATGGATCAGATCGCTAGCGTGTACAACTGGAACGGAAATGCCTCACTCAAATTCAAccagcagctcaaggacaCGTTGGACCCCAATGGCATCCTGGCTCCAGGGAAGAGCGGCATCTGGCCAGCCCGCCTGCGAGGGAGGGGATTCGAGCTGAAGAGGAGTATCGAGCCTGGCAAGCTATAG